A single genomic interval of Falco cherrug isolate bFalChe1 chromosome 8, bFalChe1.pri, whole genome shotgun sequence harbors:
- the HOXD1 gene encoding homeobox protein Hox-D1 gives MDLGYFPLACPPALCRGAPQPPCTRRGGRAFPALGTVASAAPSPPPACAGAVGCPSAPAAAPSCGYRPSRGAGPPGYATSIFPGSGRPPPPAEPGRPCPGAGGGGPRRLSPCPGAAPALGSPAPAAAPAAPRTFEWMRAKRSPPGRSCAAPCGGEPPACPARTSFSTRQLTELEKEFHFSRYLSRARRLEVARSLRLRDAQVKVWFQNRRMKQKKREREALAAPAAAPTGAPGGPA, from the exons ATGGACCTGGGGTACTTCCCCCTCGCCTGCCCGCCGGCGCTGTGCCGCggggccccgcagcccccctgcacccggcgggggggccgcgCCTTCCCGGCGCTGGGCACCGTGGCCAGCGCCGCGCCCTCCCCGCCGCCTGCCTGCGCCGGGGCGGTGGGGTGCCCGTctgcccccgccgcggcgccgAGCTGCGGCTACCGGCCGTCccgcggagcggggccgccggGCTACGCCACGTCCATTTTCCCCGGGagcggccgcccgccgccgccggcggagcccggccgcccctgccccggcgcGGGCGGTGGGGGGCCGCGGCGCCTCTCGCcctgccccggggccgcccccgcgctCGGCTCCCCGgcccccgcggcggccccggcggcgcccCGCACCTTCGAGTGGATGCGAGCGAAGCGGAGCCCGCCCGGGAGAA GCTGCGCGGCGCCGTGCGGGGGGGAACCTCCCGCCTGCCCTGCACGCACCAGCTTCAGCACCCGGCAGCTCACGGAGCTGGAGAAGGAGTTTCACTTCAGCCGGTACCTGTCGCGGGCCCGCCGCCTCGAGGTGGCCCGCTCGCTGCGCCTCCGCGACGCCCAGGTGAAGGTCTGGTTCCAGAACCGCCGCATGAAGCAGAAGAAGCGGGAGCGGGAGGCGctggccgcccccgccgccgcgcccaCGGGTGCCCCGGGCGGCCCCGCGTGa